Genomic DNA from Brassica rapa cultivar Chiifu-401-42 chromosome A04, CAAS_Brap_v3.01, whole genome shotgun sequence:
TCCTAAATAAACCATATTTGGTATTGTaagattatataatatttacctaaataaactaaagaaagaaaaaataatgattATGTGGGAATTATTATTAACTTTCAAtccaacaaataataataatacattgCAACAACgaagaaaacaaacaatatcCTAATTTGAGTATTTTGATTGAGGAAGATATTCAATAACTCTTGCAGTGGTTTTTTTTTGCATGTTTGTTCAACTCTTTGGATTGCCAAAGAATCTAGAGAGTGGTACAGGGCCATCGGTTTCCTCTTTAGTTTTTGCTAGAGTGTTTGTCTCTGCTGGACTTgtgcttcttctctttctttgatCTTTTAGAACTCGATCTTGACTTTCTAGATTCTTCTTCATCGCTGCTAGATGAAGACTCTGAGGATGAATAATGCTGCAAACTCAACATGGTTAATGTTAATAAAAGCTATAAAAGACATGGCACCATCTGTTTTAAGGTTATCGGTTAAGCACCTTCTCTTTTTGCTTCTTTCCTTCTTTGAATCTCTGTCTTTCTTATCTGTGAGATCATTGAAGAAGACAGTTAACATCTTTCTCACAAAGAAGGTTTTAGATGTTCTGTTTGAGTTAAGTTTGATGATACTACCTTTGTGGGACTTATCACTAGAGTAGTTCCTTCCCTTGGAGAGTTTCTTTTAATCATAGGTTCATAGGTTCGAAACCTGAATATTAGCTCAGATTGTTAGTGCGTCGTGCTAATAAACGCAAGGGTCATAGGTTCGAAACCTGAATCTGCCAGATTTTTAGTTTTCTAAAACAAATTCTAGTACCTTCACCAACGTATCCCACCTTCACCGTTTTTAGTATATAGCATCATgggcttagcatcaagagtataCTTCAAAACCGCATTAGAATTAACTCCAAAACAAGCATTGCATCATATCCTATTCTGAGCATGAAATATGTACAATGTACATTAACCCGTCATATTTGCCTCTGCGGATCGCCTTTGTAATTCAGATTGTCTGCGAAAAAGTTATACACTAAAAGGTAGCAACAACAAACTTGTATAGACACAGTAAGTTCGTTTCTCTTTTAAGCTAGCTTTGCTCCACGCAATGAAGATAAAAGGTCTTTGATTGTACATAACTAAGTTTTATTCTCCATAGAAGCATCTATATTATAGTTTGTATGTATATTTCTGTTACTTGCTCtgaaattaataagaaaaacgtctttaaaaataaagaataaagcTTGGTTTCATTTACTACTGGATATACAATATAATCATGTACAACAAACCAAATAGGAAAAGTAGATATCATGTACTATTTTGCTCTACAATCCGACCACACCCTTTGACTGACTCTACTCAAGAACAAATTCCCAAGGCCTGCAAGATTGCTGACTTGTTGACCTTTAGAGACTGTTTCCAAGGTTTTACATTGCATCTTCTTTCCGTTGATGTTACTGTTATTTTTGTCCTTGTCTTCCTTGTTGTAGTCCACACGCAGAGTGGTGGTTTAAGGTGCTTGTCAATGCTCAGAGGAGACATGTGCTTTGATATCCACGACTTCAAGGATGCTAGAAAAGGTGCAACCTCAAACAACTTGAGACCAGCGAATCCACTTTCAAGCCCATCAAGCCGAAACCATGAGATTTGACTAATCTCCTTCTTCGTTAGCGGTGCAAAAGCTGTATCATCTCTCACACCGACCACAACGTAAAGCCTCACTCTCTTCTTTCCTTGGAATGTAATCTCGATGTATTCTTCTTTCTTAAGCAGCTTCGAGACATCAAACCCTGTCTCCTCGAGGACCTCTCGTATAGCACaaacatcatcttcttcgttcGTATTCTTCTTCCCTCGTGGAAAGCTCCAGTTCGATGATTTTTTCCATCCCTTGACCAGCAAGCAACGCTCGCATGTCTCGTCCAATATAATCGCACCAGCGACCGGGATTCGAGACTTGTAATAACCAAAGTCTCTGAATATCTTATCCATGTTTGCAACGTGAGGTCTCAACACATCGGAGTTGTTGAATAAGAGACGAGTAAACTCTCCAAAGGACAGCGACTTTAGGGTTTTGTCGTTTTCGACAACGTTATCTTCGTAGTACCAGTGAGCACTCTCTACAAGAAACATTAGTCGATTCATAGACTGTTTTTCTTCCTCGGGGCCGTTCACAACAAATCGAGTGTAGAGATCGTCAAGACTTTTCTTCGACGGGAGGCTCGACATATTATTTTTCTTGCGAAACACCCCAGCGTCTTGTTAGAACTCGAAAAGCAGCGTgggattatttttttgttgttgtatgaGATAGTACGAGTGCTCTttggatatatatttatactcgttttgaccggtaatatctaatatatttttaacaacgGTAATATCTGATACTATTAAGAAAAtcactttttccttttttacgAGTCTTTCCTTTTTAGAAAAAAGGATATTTGAGATAatccaaaaacatatatataagctACTTTCTTTCTACCTTTGGACTCATGTTGACCAGATCCATTTATAAACTTACATTGAACTCATGTTGACCAGTATATAACATCATGGGCTTAGCATTAGATTTAACTCCAATACAAGCATTGCCTCCGCAAATCACCTTTGTAATTCAGATTGTTTGCGACAAAGTCAGAATGGGAGACAAAAATTGACACCAAGGGTAGCAACAAACTTGTATATAGACAGAGTAAGTAAGTTTATCTTTTAACTGAAGCTGGAGGATATCACTGAAACAACTGCTAGTACTTCTGTTTAAGACCAGATTCATTTGACTTTTTGGATTTGCTcaaattaaaaaagtaaatCTTATCCTCTTAGATCCGGTTCCAAATGGCGAATCCCTAGTTCCCTAGCAACGATGCTTCTACCACAAGACCTCCGCTTCTCACCGCCAGTAAAAGTCAAACCCTCATCCCCCTATCCATCCCGACCCTCCTGACCCCAACTTCCCTCCTCTTGTCAACTCCCCTCCTCTCACCGTCGAGAACTACAAACTACCAAGTTATCCAAGGCCGTAGCATCGACTTCTTCTttgtcctcttcttcctcttctcctaTTGCAGTTAGTCAACCCAGTCCAGCTGCACCGTTGACCGCTCCTCTTGCAACACTGCCTCTTACAGTTAGCTCTGAGAAGTCTGGTAAATCCAACCTTGATAACTTTAAAGTTATTCCTCTGAAGCTCTTCTCTCCCATTCAAAATAACAGAGCATCATTCAGTTTTGGTCATGTCCCTATTACTTTGCCTCCTCCTAGTGTGGACCTTAACCCTATCCTCCCAACTCCCGTTCCTGCTGTGCCTCCTAAACCCTCAAAACCTCAACCCCTGCAAACCCTCCTGTTATCCCCACCTCAAACCCTCCCCAACCTGTTAACCCTCCTGTTTCGTCCCTGGTCGAAAAAATCCATCGATCTGAAGACAAAACTCTTCGTCGGCTCTTCTAACCATCGCAGAATCTGGCAGACCTCGTGTCTTGATTCCTGATAGTGTCTTCCAGAAGGGAGAGGAACTGCATAAAGATTTCATCATATACTACTTTTAATGGAAAACCTCCCCCATTCAATCAGATTCAGAGCGTTCTCAATCACATGTGGGGCAAAGGAAAGAGGGTAGAAATACATACCAATCCACTCTCTTACTCTATGCTGGTGTGCATCCCCTCTGCTTACTTGAAACAGAAAATACTTAAGAAGACTGTTTGGTACATAGGAGACTCTATGTTTCATGCTGTACAATGGTCTTCGAAAGCATCCTTcacctctcctcctctcaagTCAATTCAAATTTGGGCCCACTTAACAGGAGTTCCTCTCGATATTTGCCATGAGGAAGGATTGAGTCTGGTCGCAGGACTTGTTGGTGATCTCAAGGAGACGGACGAATTCACAAAGAACCTCGTCAGCTTAACCCTTTCACACGTCAAAGTGGCGGTTGATCTGACAAAACCTCTGCCTTCTGTTGTTGAGTTCCAACGTCAAAGTGGAAAAAGTTGTTGAAGTCATGGTATCTTATCCCTGGTTACCCCCTACCTGTTCTCACTGCAAAGAGTTAGGCCACATAGCGAAAAACTGTCTCCAACTCCCTCCTCCTACCAAACAAGCTAGCAAAACTTCTACTAAACATGCTAGCAAAACTCCTAAAAAGTCTAGAAATACTGCTCCTTCCACCAAGGAAGTAGCTTCTTCCAGTAGGGAGTTAAACAAAGAAACTGCTTCTTGCTCTGACAGTATGGAGGTGGAGCGTTCTGGTGATGTTCCAGTTGATCATGTTGACCCCCATGCCCTCTCAGCGTCCTGCCTCTCTCTGCTCCACCCCTTTCCTTAAACCTCCCTGCGCCTTCTGTAAAGCTTCATGTGAATCCCTTTAAATTTGGTTCATCCCTTTAAACCTTTAAACATTCTTCAACCTTCAAAAAGCCACTAACCCACTCATTGTCCCGCCAAAAC
This window encodes:
- the LOC103863984 gene encoding mRNA-decapping enzyme subunit 2 codes for the protein MSSLPSKKSLDDLYTRFVVNGPEEEKQSMNRLMFLVESAHWYYEDNVVENDKTLKSLSFGEFTRLLFNNSDVLRPHVANMDKIFRDFGYYKSRIPVAGAIILDETCERCLLVKGWKKSSNWSFPRGKKNTNEEDDVCAIREVLEETGFDVSKLLKKEEYIEITFQGKKRVRLYVVVGVRDDTAFAPLTKKEISQISWFRLDGLESGFAGLKLFEVAPFLASLKSWISKHMSPLSIDKHLKPPLCVWTTTRKTRTKITVTSTERRCNVKPWKQSLKVNKSAILQALGICS